A genomic region of Gossypium hirsutum isolate 1008001.06 chromosome D01, Gossypium_hirsutum_v2.1, whole genome shotgun sequence contains the following coding sequences:
- the LOC107922160 gene encoding uncharacterized protein, giving the protein MEGSSGKGYAWAISAGFNAAFAAVAAKFLLHPVIRYGLVVFFNVIMWGCYVNSLKALSSLQATVTNFATNFLTSGLAGFFLFEELLSFKWFAGAMIIVIGVLILSKSSVEKREKKD; this is encoded by the exons ATGGAAGGTAGCAGTGGGAAAGGCTACGCCTGGGCAATCTCAGCTGGTTTCAACGCTGCGTTCGCTGCCGTTGCCGCTAAATTCTTGTTACATCCG GTAATTAGATACGGTCTGGTCGTATTTTTCAACGTTATAATGTGGGGATGTTATGTTAACAGCTTGAAAGCTCTTTCATCTCTTCAAGCAACAGTTACGAATTTTGCTACTAATTTCCTCACTTCTGGGCTTGCCGGCTTCTTCTTGTTCGAGGAACTATTGTCGTTTAAG TGGTTTGCAGGTGCCATGATCATTGTAATTGGTGTACTTATCCTCAGCAAGTCAAGCGTAGAGAAGAGGGAAAAGAAGGATTAG
- the LOC107922158 gene encoding protein BASIC PENTACYSTEINE6: MDDGGHRENGRLKADQYRTAQGQWLMHQPSMKQIMAIMAERDAAIQERNLALSEKKAAIAERDMAFLQRDAAIAERNNAIAERDNAIANLQYRENSLASGNISSCPPGFHISRGVKHMQHPQQHVHHLPHISEVPYNSREMHASDVLPVTPGTSEAAKSRQGKRAKEAKVIASNKKATKPPKKVKQENEDSDKLMSGKSHEWKGGQDVGGAGDDLNKQLVTTKSDWKGKDLGLNQVVFDDSTMAPPVCSCTGVLRQCYKWGNGGWQSSCCTTSLSMYPLPAVPNKRHARIGGRKMSGSAFNKLLTRLAAEGYDLSNPVDLKHHWAKHGTNRYITIK, from the exons ATGGATGATGGTGGGCATCGTGAAAATGGAAGACTTAAAGCAGATCAGTATAGAACAGCTCAGGGCCAG TGGCTGATGCATCAGCCATCAATGAAGCAGATAATGGCCATTATGGCTGAACGAGACGCAGCTATTCAAGAAAGGAATTTAGCACTTTCTGAGAAGAAGGCAGCTATTGCTGAGAGAGATATGGCATTCTTGCAGCGAGATGCAGCGATTGCTGAGCGAAATAATGCTATAGCAGAACGTGATAATGCCATAGCAAATCTGCAGTATCGAGAGAACTCCTTGGCATCTGGCAATATATCCTCTTGTCCTCCAGGGTTCCATATCTCACGTGGAGTGAAGCACATGCAACATCCACAGCAGCACGTTCACCATCTGCCCCACATTAGTGAAGTTCCTTATAACTCAAGGGAAATGCATGCAAGTGATGTCCTACCAGTGACGCCAGGTACCTCTGAAGCTGCAAAGTCAAGACAGGGTAAACGAGCAAAAGAGGCCAAGGTAATTGCATCTAACAAGAAGGCTACAAAGCCTCCAAAAAAGGTAAAACAAGAGAACGAGGACTCGGATAAGCTTATGTCTGGCAAGTCACATGAGTGGAAGGGTGGACAAGATGTGGGTGGTGCAGGTGATGATCTCAACAAACAGCTAGTGACAACGAAGTCTGATTGGAAAGGTAAGGATCTGGGGTTGAATCAAGTTGTATTTGATGACTCGACTATGGCACCGCCTGTTTGTTCCTGCACCGGAGTCCTAAGACAGTGCTATAAATGGGGAAACGGGGGATGGCAATCTTCATGTTGCACAACCTCCTTGTCAATGTATCCTTTGCCGGCAGTTCCCAACAAAAGACATGCCCGAATCGGAGGCAGAAAGATGAGTGGAAGCGCATTCAACAAGCTGCTTACTCGGCTTGCAGCAGAAGGTTATGATTTGTCCAACCCTGTTGATCTTAAGCACCACTGGGCCAAGCATGGGACAAACCGCTACATCACCATCAAGTAG